The following is a genomic window from Fusarium verticillioides 7600 chromosome 5, whole genome shotgun sequence.
CACCCTGCTAAAGAAGACACTCAAGCAGGCGGCTGAACAGGGACTCGAGTTTACGCTCGGTTTCGAGATCGAACTTGTGCTCTTTCGCCGTGGTAATGAGAACAAATTCGAACCACTTGATAGCGATGGACATATGTGGTCGGTCACTCGGGCTTTGGACCATGAAGTAGTGattgaggttcttgaagatgccatTGAACAGCTCGATGCTGCTGGCGTGTATATTGAGTTGATGCACCCGGAAAGTGCCAATGGACAGTACGAGTTTGTTCTGCCCAAGGCATCGGCGCTCGAGGCAGTCGACACTCTCCTCTACACGAGAGAAGTCATCAGCAGCTGTGCTGCAGCAAAGGGGTACCGCATGACGCTTCATCCTAAGCCATATGCCATGTCATGCGGAACAGCAGCGCATATGCACATGTCTATCTCATCGCCTATCGGATCGGATAAGCAAGTCTACGAACCCTTCTACGCAGGCGTCCTGAAGCATCTACGAGCTATCGCGGCGTTTACGTACAGCAGTATGATCAGTTACGAACGTGTTGTGGACGGCTGCTGGGCCGGCGGGACTTGGGTGACATGGGGTACTCAGAACCGTGAAGTGCCACTACGCAAGATCGAGGGTAGTCATTGGGAGATCAAGTGTATCGACGGACTTGCTAACCCCTACTTATCGCTTGCGGCGATCCTATTAGCGGGTACAAAGGGCGTTgctgacgaggaggagctggtTTGGAAAGACTGCGCCAAGGACCCTGCAGTGCTGTCCTTGTTGGAGAGAGAAGAGCTCAACATAAGTGCGAGATTGCCTAGGAGTATACAAGAGGCGCTTGCAGCGCTGGGTGAAGACGAAGAGCTGGCTGAACTACTTGGAGCTGAAGTTGCTGAGAGATtcatcgatatcaagaaggcagagacagctattttggaggagatgggaGTTGATGAGCGGAGACAGTGGGTTATGGAGCGATACTGAAGCTGACTGACGATGACCTCGTTGACatttgatgaggagatggataTTAGCTAATAGATTGAAAACctggcatcttcttcggccGGGCTTTCTGCACGTACGTATCGATCAATTCATCTTCCCTGTCAGCTGAAACATTTGATGCCCAGTGTGACAACAATGGGGTACGAAGCTGTTGAAATGATGCTCTAACATGGACAGGACAGGGCGTTGGCGAAACCCGCAGTCCTGGGTACGGTACCAGGGATTATGCatggagtacggagtactttTGAACAaacgccaacaacaacaaatAGACTACTCCCGTCCGTAACTcgggttgttgaagatgaaactAGGCTACGGCAGAGTGACATGACAGTTGGCTCAGTGGCATTGGGGGAGGTGGTGGCTTATTTGAGGGGTTTCTCTACTGGAATGAGGCGGTTGACATGCTGGCTATGCGAAACTACCTAGTTAGGTAAGTAAGTAGGTATAGGCTGGTAGGTTATACAAACGCAACGTCGCTGcattccatcccatcccattcccTCTGTTGACGTTGGAATGGATGAATGCACTCCAAGAGCAGTCTCTAACGGATATGATCCTTGTGCTTATCATGAGGAGTTATCCACAGATTATGGTGCCGGGTTTGGCCTCTGATAGGGTTATGCAAAAAAGTCTGGACCCTATGGATCGTATCATAACATTTAGAGGTGCCTTTCAAAGTGGATCGTCCGTCCCAAGCAAAAGTTGCTGTCGATCCAGCCTCGAAACTCAGATCTAAGAATTAAAAGAAAGCTTGGCTGAGGACCCCACTAATTCTCTCGTTTTTATCCGGggtctgcttcttcatgggCCGGCCGTGGAAATTAAATTAAACGACGGAGTAGAGAGCCCATCAGAGCCGTAATGTCCGTGACcaacttttcttctttttttatcTATTCCATCCTGAGATGAGATAGTTCCCAAGGGACTGAGGCACTAACACCAGCCTAGGAAAAGTGCCCTGACTAAAGACGAGCCTAACAAAAGCCGGTCGGGCTGCTCGTTGCGCTATTCGCAACAGTTCCAGGCACGTCGGTCGACTTTGCCGTCCGTTGAattgacagtgacagtgaaTTTGCCATGGAGATTAGTGGATCGGACGTTTCAAACAGAATCCACAGCAGCATTCATTTGACGGAACATGCAATGCATGGCATAACTAGGTATGCTTAATATAAGATCCAACGTTGACCGACCAAAGCTCGTCTGCAGATGGCATCCTCAAAccctctctctgcctctaTACTTGCACTCCGCAAGATTGACTTTATGCAGACTCTACACTTGGGCTGGTCAGGCAAACCTTATTTATTAACAAAAATTCCCCATTTCTCAGCTGGCCCGGGCTGTCAGCGGTAATCACCGTGTCGCGCGTCGCATTCATCCATCAAATTCCACCCGTTGATGGCTGAAGCCGGTTCGCTAGAAACTCATCCCGTCCAATCCAATGGTTCAATGTGCCATGTCCGTGCATTTCGTTGTTTCTCTTAAAGGGCCTTCCTCGTTGTTGATCAATGTACGCGATCGGCCGGGTTGTGGACGATCACTTTCTTTAACTAACATGCCCATGTCCATCACCCGTAGCCGAACTCAATCTAGTATGGAGTTTGTTTGTCAAAAGTCCAATAAGCACTTATCGCCAAGGGGGGTAATGCATGCGCAAGAGTTGTCGGTTGCCAATATTCcttcatgatggctgatgctgaGTCTGCACTGCACCCAAGTAAAGAGAGACTGAATGCCGTCTGCTGCatgctgatggatggatatgcATCCTGGATATTGCATGATATAGATGGATCCTGGTTGTGGTTTAGGTTTCTGAGTGGCTTGACCACTAGCAACATCAAAAGACCAGCCAGAAATCCACGAAACGGGCCAACAGCTCGTAGCTTATTCTGTCTGTACCTGATGTGTAGTCGACATGCGTATCCTGCGCGACCCGCTCGGTCTGGTAACAACCTAAACAGTATTATTGATTCAGCTCCAGTTTCTCTCGAGCTCCAGGGCAATTCCGCATTCTCGAGTTCCCGATATTGATTCACACCAAGGATTTGGACTTGACCCAACCAGTCCTCAAAGAATTGGACATTGCCTCGAAATCCAAGTCGCGGCAACGAATTCATGTACGTTCTTACAACAGCCGTTTATTGAGCCTCTGCTCCACGCGTCGACTCCTCCAGGGAACCAAGCTTTTACCACTCCATGCGACAGTTCATACATACTACAGAATGGCCTAGTGGCCCAGACAACTTAGTACCCACGCATCCCCCCAAGAGACTCCGCCGATCGCTACCGTTTCCAACACCACTCTCCTCCCCAATCTCCATCCATAATCCATCTCCCCAGCTCTTACATCCCCGGCCCTGGGTTGTCTTTGTGTATCCGCCAGCTGCAGCTGCGACTTCGCACGCACTCGCACGACTCACCCTCCTTTCAGTCTGAACCAGCAAATGATCGAGTACTTACCCAGCATATAGAGCCGACGTTTGTAGGAGGACACTCCAACCTTATTCCAGACCTTATCCTTCTGTCGAGACAGTTACCAATCCCCGGGAAGGCCGAGTCAGCACACCACAGTCTCACTACAGCTTTCGCCTCCCTTGGCTGTGTTTGTCGATCAACGATCCACAACCATCAAGTCTCCCCACGACGAGACATCGAGACATACATCTCGAGTAATTCTAGGCGACGGCCATAGCGACCACCAGTGAAGACGGAGCACGATCCCCATCCTTGACGTCGAGCCGacttttcaagatcaaggcgcTCAGGGCGAGCCTCCGCAACTTCAACTGGCTCTAATTCCAGTTCAGCTTTTCAGCACGACCTCCTTCGTTTGCGCCTTGCACTTGACCGTCCCAACGCAACCGACGATGCCGCTTCGTCGCGCTCGACCCTCTAATTCTTTCTTCTAGCCTGCCTACCATGAGGATCGCCATTCGTGAGCAGCTTGCAgccctcgttcttcttgccGTTCTCATATCCCTCGCCGTTGTCTCCATTCCAACATGGATCTATGTCAATCGCTTTGTAGTCGACATCGAGCGCGAGGGTCTGCAGCTCACAGCTTCCCTCAAAGCATCCCGGATCTCTGCAGAGCTCGGCCTCATTGAGACCATTGCCATGACCATTTCTTCTCGAATTCTCGTTCAAACAGCATTCACAAATTTCTACAATACTGGTGACCGAAACTGGGAAGATGCCCgcgaagatcttgagagcgCACTTGCTGTCAGCACCAGTTCTGGTCTGTTGCAAGTAAGGCTATATTCGAGGAATGACACGGGCGCTTCCAATGGCGGTTTACTCAACGTGACCTCCCTTTCTGCACCTGAGATCATTCTGCCCTACGGCAGTTCAACTGGCTCCGAGATACGACTCGGCGATACTGATGAGGGCTACCCACCAACTCTTTTCCCTAATCTCACATATATCAATCTTGATCGGCCAAGTTCTCAGCGCAATAACACAACAGCTTTTGCAGCCCAAGCATTCCCAGATGTTAGGATTGCCCGCGATGGTGGCTTATTGCTGGGGCCACTAGTTCTCAATGAGAGTGCCGCTCTCCTTTCCGTAACAATTCCTGTTCGGGACAACAACGATACCTTTATCCTTGGCTACATGACTGTGGTTACGCTTGCCGAGTCACTCACCGCCGTTCAGGATTCTCGTGAAGGATTGGGAAAGACGGGTACCGTCCTACTCATTGGCCCTACTGATCGGTCAAATCGTTTTAACAAAACTCAGCCCGCCAGCAATGCGACATACACTCCCAACCGTGACGAATTTGGTAATGTGATGGTCAAATTTGTCCTTCCTCCTAAGAATCCGGAAGGACAAAAGGATCGTCATAATGTTCATCAGTTTGTCAGCGAGACTGGTAATAGAGCATTTCCTGTCAAGTATTACCCAGCAGCGTTCGATTCGTTCACAAAACATTATGATACTGTCAATAACGCCAGCGCTCTCCTCAACACACACAACGAACAAGACGCCCGTGTCGCAGTTGGATTTGCTCGAACGCAAACTCCTCTGGCAAACTGGACTGTTATTGTCGAGAAAGCCAGATCAGAAGCTTATAAGCCGATCAACACTTTGCGGAACATCCTGCTTGGCACCGTGTTCGGTACTGTCGGCTTGATAGCCTTGCTGGTCATTCCATGTGCTCACCTTAGCGTGTTGCCCATTCGAAAACTCAAAGCGGCCACAgaaaagtcaatcaatccCCCAGGATATGAAGACTCATTTATCGATTCGGATTCCGAGTTCGGAGAGGAGATTCCAAGTTCTGGAGGGATATCACGACGATCCAAAAAGCGAGGGCCAATAGCGAAATTCATTCGAAAAATGCAAGGAAAGTCGAATGGACCGAGTTCAAATCGAGATATTGCCCGCCGAATGTTCAAAATCCCTGCAAAGGTTGATGACCGGAAGCACTTTGTTACGGATGAGCTAACTGAGCTGACACGAACCTTCAACGATATGAGTGACGAACTGGTAAAACAATATCTTTCccttgaggtcaaggtggCAGAACGAACAAgggagttggaggagagcaagAAGGCAGCGGAGGCGGCTAATGAGAGCAAGACGCTTTTCATTGCCAACATTTCCCACGAACTGAAGACGCCCCTGAACGGCATCCTTGGCATGTGTGCCGTGTGCATGGAAGAGAACGACATCGTTAGGATTAAGCAATCCCTAAAGACACTCTACAAATCCGGCGACTTGCTGCTTCATCTCTTGGAGgacttgttgagcttctccaagaaccagATTGGCCAGCAGCTCAACCTTGAACTGAGGGAATTCCGACTGGCCGACATCAGATCACAGATTTTGACCATTTTCGACAAGCAGGTTCGAGAAGGAAAGATCAACTTCTCGGTAGAGTTTATCAGCTCCGACAATATCGACATTAGCACAAGTCCAGACAGAACAAATGGGGAGACAAGATTACCAGCACTTGGCCCCTATGGAACTGGAAGACTGAAAGACATGTGTCTATGGGGCGATCAACACCGAATACTTCAGGTCATCATAAATTTGGTGAGCAACAGTTTGAAGTTTACGCCTCACAATGGCAGCGTCTCAGTCCGCATTAAGTGTCTcggagaagcagaaaccgTTGTTGAGAACGAAAGCCGTACATCATCGCTATCGAAGAACTCGCGGAACAACTCACGAACTGGGCGTCCTCGACAACGCGGAAGCGCCAGCTCAGCAAACTCAGGAGGCTCAGGAAACCGAAACTCGATCCCGAAGTTCAAGGGCACGGGAACTGCCTTGTCCATCAACCCTATGGACCCAAAGGCAACCCCTCATGTCCTGGTTCGAGAGCGATCCCCTACGCCCCCTCCACCAGGTGCGAAGTCGTATGTGTTCGAATTTGAAGTACAGGACACTGGCCCCGGCATACCTGAACATATGCAGCAAAAGGTTTTTGAGCCCTTTGTCCAAGGAGATCTGGGTCTGAGCAAGAAATTTGGTGGTACTGGATTGGGATTGAGTATCTGCCACCAGCTAGCAGGCCTCATGGGTGGTTCTATCAGCCTGCGTAGCACTGTGGGCGTCGGCACAATCTTCACTATGCAGATTCCGCTAAAATACGTGAAGGATCGGTAAGTGTGCACCAGCGAAATCGCTACAAAGTTACTAATAGTTAGATCCAGAACTTCCAGCACTGCATCGAGCAGTGTGAAATCCCGCCCAGCAAGCGTAGATGCTAGCGACATAGAGCCACAGCGCGTTGCTCCTGGTGCCCCGAAACCTGCAGCTGAAACCAAGTCAGCCGGTGCTCTCAACCCACAACCTCGACTGGTCGGGCTAAGCCAGCCATACTTCGCTGCTGACCCTCCATCTATCAAGAGTGCAGAAcagaagatggctgagattgaTCGGGCCATTGCCAGTAAGGGTGACCAAGGCAGGCTACGCGTTCTGGTAGCCGATGATAACTCAACCAACATCGAAGTTGTCAGCCGCATGCTGAAACTCGAGGACGTTTACGATGTGACTATTGCGAAGGATGGCCAAGAGGCCTACGATCTGGTGAAAGCAACAATGGAGAAGAACCAAGCGTTTGACGTGATTTTCATGGACGTCCAAATGCCCAACCTTGATGGGTTGCAAAGCACTCGGCTTATCCGTGAGATGGGCTACACATCCCCCATCGTTGCTttgacagccttctcagAGGAGAGTAATGTGAAAGAATGCATTGACTCGGGTATGGACGAGTTTCTCGCCAAACCTATCAGACGGCCGGCCCTTAAACAAGTGCTGAAGAAGTTTGCAACAATCCCGGAGGAGCCGGAAGACGAAAAGCGCTCTTCTTCGCTGAAACCGAAAGCTAGAACGAATGGCAATGCCATTCAGCCACacaaggaggccgagaacgGTGCACCTCGAGAGAAACATGGATGAGCGCTTTATCCCTGGTTTGCTGTGCACCTGCAGAAGCCACAGCTAGGAATACGAGCGAAGGTGACTCGTACTGAAGACAGACATATCATACTCAAGGGACAAAGATCCCCATacaccatctcaaccaacatACATCTCTTATCTATTTGTTTCAAGTTGCAAAAGTCTAGCGGGAGGAattgtctttgctggagTTTGAGCATTTTTCTTATCAAAATTTTCAAGGGGAAAACGGATCGGGAAAAGAACCGCCCCCGTGTCTTTTTGGCTTGTTCGGGTTATTGGTCACGCACGTTGACGAGCATCGCGACCTCTCTATATTCTATTTTTGATCGTATTTCTGGGGTTTGCCGTCACATACAGTTGATCGGCGCACACGTATATAGGCGTACACGTTTTGACCTATTATAGTTGTCATTTGCACATGTTTGCGGATACTGGAAATGGAATACAAACGTGGTGCCAGTTACAGCATCACAAGAGGAGGCATacgaggaaaagaagacagaggagagaagaaagaagaaagaagaggcgTATATACATACTCATGTAACTATATATATACGCATAATACTGTGACGAAGGAAGAACAGAAATTCGTCACTAGACACGTTGTATGACTCGGTGCATCTGCTCGTTGTGACATGTTGAAACCAATGGAGGGCAGTGGTAAAATTGGGACAGCTATCTACCTGATTGTTTGCATCGCCTGTGCCAGAGCAAGTTGCTGAGACTACTACAGGATGTGAAATTTCAAAGGGAACTTGAACGCAATACTAAAGTGATAGTCTCACCCGAAAAGGCGCAGTGGCAGAGTGGTCTAATGCGATAGACTAGAAATCTATTCTCTTCGGAGGCGTCTGTTCGAATCAGGCCTGCGTCGGTGTTtcatttttattttttaatgTTAAACTTGAGTTGTGTAAATATTTCTTTTTTCGATATCTTTAATATTGAATAAAATAAACGTAAAAGAATTTTAGTATTAAGTATAATTAACTCATCATTTAATAtatatctttatatataataataccTGCTTTCTATCTTATGGctactactccgtaggtacTTGATTTATACCTGGCTACCTAGCCTGGCCATCTCACTAATGGAGGGAATATTTCAGGGGTCTTTTACCCCGAAAGACTCCTAACCAACGGGGTCCGAAAGCACCGCCGACTCCGTTGTAGCGCATCGCATAAGCCACTAGAGGTGTCATTTtattacctaggtaggtacctaggcagGGTACATTTCATAATCATGGACTTGCAGACGAAgaaacttcaacttctggtAAGAGCGTAGCAAATGAATAAAAGTTCATAGTCCAGGGCCTGCCTGCTTTGAAGTCACCTCAAACTAAACTCCATTGCCCTACAATAGTGAAGTCCTTGACATCTGGGATGTGATAGGAATTTGAAGGAGGCGGGCAACCAGGAGCTAGAGGTACGTACCTCTTCAACACGGGCACACACGTAAGGCTTCACGAGCCACAGCGCGACCGTTCCAaccatccacatccacatccatcCTATCcccatcagcttcatccatAAGTCGCATCTTTTCCCCCCCTTCACATATCGACTCTCTCTATCGACAAAAATACCCTCACATCGCGCAAGAGGAATCAAAGGCCATTCAATAATTCTGACGACGATACAATGGCCGACGAGCAGCCTCGTGGCATCGACCACACTGATTCCATCGATTCAAATGATGGCCCGAAGCAGCcggacaagaagaagagccgtCGCCCTGCGAGTGAGTGTGCCTCAGGGATGCGCGCGATGCCGGAGAGAATTCATACTAATTGATGTCTCGTAGATACTGCCTTTCGACAACAGCGTCTAAAGGCCTGGCAGTATGTcatgactacctacctacctaccttaccctcATCCCGTTTACTCAATCGCCCCCTCGATACTGATTGATACCTTGCGACAGGCCCATCCTCACACCAAAGACCGTCCTgcctctcttcttcgccatcggCATTATATTCGCTCCCATCGGCGGTGCTCTTCTATACGCGAGCGCTCAGGTACAACACCCTTGATTCGTCTCGTTAGACTCTACCCGCCAAACCCAATTCTAATGCGCAAACCTAGGTCCAAGAAATCCGACTTGACTACACCGATTGCATTGAAAAAGCTCCCACCCTCAAGGACGGCGGCGGCTTCAGGGGAATGCCAGGCAGTGCTGTCAGCACCGCGTTCAAGAGTTCCAATACTTCAGTGAATGCACAGTGGGCCAAGGAGGACAACGTCACCGTTAAGCTCGACAACGGCGTCAGCGTCTCGAACCCTCGATGCCATCTCAAGTTCACCATTCCAGAGGAGATGGGCCCGCCTGTTCTCTTCTACTACCACCTCACCAACTTCTACCAGAACCATCGCCGATATGTCCTCTCCTTCGATACCGACCAGCTCAAGGGCCACAAGCGATCTTACAGCGACATTAAGAACTCGGACTGTACTCCCCTGTATGGTGAGGGCAGCAAGCCTTACTATCCCTGTGGATTGATCGCCAACTCCATGTTCAACGATACCTTCTCCAGCCCCGTGCTCTCGAACCCTCccaaggccagcagcaaTGATACGTGGGTATACCATATGCAAAACAACACGGGCATCTCGTGGGACAGTGACAAAGATCTCTACGGCAAAACCTCGTACAACTACACTGACATAGTCCCCCCTCCTAACTGGCACGATCGCTACCCCAA
Proteins encoded in this region:
- a CDS encoding osomolarity two-component system, sensor histidine kinase SLN1 encodes the protein MRIAIREQLAALVLLAVLISLAVVSIPTWIYVNRFVVDIEREGLQLTASLKASRISAELGLIETIAMTISSRILVQTAFTNFYNTGDRNWEDAREDLESALAVSTSSGLLQVRLYSRNDTGASNGGLLNVTSLSAPEIILPYGSSTGSEIRLGDTDEGYPPTLFPNLTYINLDRPSSQRNNTTAFAAQAFPDVRIARDGGLLLGPLVLNESAALLSVTIPVRDNNDTFILGYMTVVTLAESLTAVQDSREGLGKTGTVLLIGPTDRSNRFNKTQPASNATYTPNRDEFGNVMVKFVLPPKNPEGQKDRHNVHQFVSETGNRAFPVKYYPAAFDSFTKHYDTVNNASALLNTHNEQDARVAVGFARTQTPLANWTVIVEKARSEAYKPINTLRNILLGTVFGTVGLIALLVIPCAHLSVLPIRKLKAATEKSINPPGYEDSFIDSDSEFGEEIPSSGGISRRSKKRGPIAKFIRKMQGKSNGPSSNRDIARRMFKIPAKVDDRKHFVTDELTELTRTFNDMSDELVKQYLSLEVKVAERTRELEESKKAAEAANESKTLFIANISHELKTPLNGILGMCAVCMEENDIVRIKQSLKTLYKSGDLLLHLLEDLLSFSKNQIGQQLNLELREFRLADIRSQILTIFDKQVREGKINFSVEFISSDNIDISTSPDRTNGETRLPALGPYGTGRLKDMCLWGDQHRILQVIINLVSNSLKFTPHNGSVSVRIKCLGEAETVVENESRTSSLSKNSRNNSRTGRPRQRGSASSANSGGSGNRNSIPKFKGTGTALSINPMDPKATPHVLVRERSPTPPPPGAKSYVFEFEVQDTGPGIPEHMQQKVFEPFVQGDLGLSKKFGGTGLGLSICHQLAGLMGGSISLRSTVGVGTIFTMQIPLKYVKDRTSSTASSSVKSRPASVDASDIEPQRVAPGAPKPAAETKSAGALNPQPRLVGLSQPYFAADPPSIKSAEQKMAEIDRAIASKGDQGRLRVLVADDNSTNIEVVSRMLKLEDVYDVTIAKDGQEAYDLVKATMEKNQAFDVIFMDVQMPNLDGLQSTRLIREMGYTSPIVALTAFSEESNVKECIDSGMDEFLAKPIRRPALKQVLKKFATIPEEPEDEKRSSSLKPKARTNGNAIQPHKEAENGAPREKHG